Genomic DNA from Oscillatoria salina IIICB1:
AAGACTACTGGATTATCTCGTCCGATCGAAAGTCGTCCGAAAGGTTGACGCTTGATTTCTATTTTGTGCTTTTTAACTCTCCATCCATCCCAGAAAGCGACAACGAGGAGAAAAAGATCGCAGACGAGGATTGTTAGTAGCGCGATCGCCACATTGAAAATTATCGCCAAAATTGCCGCAACGGGAATACCTAGTAATAAAAGTAAATAAAATCTGCTTGCAGGAATCATTTTTTTCCGTTTATCCTTACCTTGGGACTGCGACTTGTTTCAATAACGAACTAATCACCGCATCCATCTGTAAATTATCCAATTGCGCTTCCGGTTTGAGAATTAAACGGTGACGCAACAAAGGAAGCGCAACCGCTTTCACATCATCCGGAGTCACAAAATCTCTTCCCTCCAACCAAGCATAAGCTTTACTCGTTTGTAACCAAGCAACAGCAGCGCGAGGAGACGCACCCAAAGCCAAATCTGGATGTTGTCTGGTACGCTGGACTAAAGCCAAGACATAATCGAGTAAATTATCTTCAACATTAACCTTTTGTACCGCTTGACGAGCGCCGAGGATTTGTTCTACAGTAGCGATCGCCTTAATCTTTGCTAAATCCAAACGTTTTGCTTGAAAGCCTTTTTGTGCGTTAAGTAACATTTGCTTTTCCGCAACTGTACCCGGATAATCTACCTCTACTTTAAACAAAAAGCGGTCTAACTGCGCTTCTGGTAAAGGATATGTCCCCTCAAATTCTAACGGGTTTTGCGTCGCAATTACCCAAAATAAGCTTGCTAGCGGTAAAGTTTCCCCATCTAATGTTACCTGTTGTTCCTCCATTGCTTCCAGAAGTGCCGCTTGAGTTTTCGGGGGAGTGCGATTAATTTCATCTGCTAACAATACTTCGGTAAAAACAGGTCCTTTTTTTAACGTGAAACTACGGGTATTCAAGTCAAAAATATTCGTCCCCAAAATATCTGAAGGCAAAATATCTGGCGTTAACTGTACCCGACGAAAATCAGCCTGTATCAGCCTTGCAAGGACTTTTACGGTTAGGGTTTTCGCCGTTCCGGGAACCCCCTCAATAATCACATGAC
This window encodes:
- a CDS encoding AAA family ATPase — its product is MNNELFTRINNTVGKIVVGQAVVVQQLLVALLSGGHVIIEGVPGTAKTLTVKVLARLIQADFRRVQLTPDILPSDILGTNIFDLNTRSFTLKKGPVFTEVLLADEINRTPPKTQAALLEAMEEQQVTLDGETLPLASLFWVIATQNPLEFEGTYPLPEAQLDRFLFKVEVDYPGTVAEKQMLLNAQKGFQAKRLDLAKIKAIATVEQILGARQAVQKVNVEDNLLDYVLALVQRTRQHPDLALGASPRAAVAWLQTSKAYAWLEGRDFVTPDDVKAVALPLLRHRLILKPEAQLDNLQMDAVISSLLKQVAVPR